Within the Miscanthus floridulus cultivar M001 chromosome 2, ASM1932011v1, whole genome shotgun sequence genome, the region TCTCGGAGTGCATGTGATCTGCCAAGTGATGCTAGTTGTTTATCTGGATGAGCAGGGCCTCCGAGTTTCCCCGGGACTATGATGGTGCGTGCCTGCAGATGCGGCTGTCGTACAGTCCCGCAGCTCATATATTCCTCTTCCTGGTGCAGTGGACAGACTGCAGCCTCGCCGGGGCGCTTGGTCTGCTGAGAATCCTCATATACAAGGTCTGTGGCATGCTCTGCTGCAGGTTTGTTGGTTCAGTGCTCACATTATCGATGTGCCCTCCTGAATTTGTAGCTCATTGTTCAGGTTTATGTGGATGGCACGACAACCATGTCGACTCATGAGAGGAAAGCCAGTATCAAAGAATTCTATGGTAAGAGTGTGTGATGTTCTTACATCTTTGCCTAACCATGTTATCTTTTGTGCTGCATTGCTGATCAGAGTTGTTATATGTTTGGCATGAGCAGCTGTGATATTTCCTTCTTTGCTGCAACTGCAAAGGGGGATCACTGATGTGGAGGACAAGAAGCAGAAGGCCGTGTGCATGGAGAGGTACAGAAAGAAAGATGAGGACGAACGGGGCTCCTTATCTGATATTGATGTTGAGAGGGAAGAGGAATGTGGGATTTGCATGGAGATGAACAGCAAAGTTGTGCTGCCTAACTGCACCCATGCTATGTGCCTCAGATGTTACCAGGACTGGTATGCGCGCAATCCAGTTTCTACCCCCGTGTTTTCTGTGACTGCATTGAGTGTTATA harbors:
- the LOC136538898 gene encoding E3 ubiquitin-protein ligase AIRP2-like, encoding MRKAYSDSIKVLEADIQHANTLASEFPRDYDGACLQMRLSYSPAAHIFLFLVQWTDCSLAGALGLLRILIYKVYVDGTTTMSTHERKASIKEFYAVIFPSLLQLQRGITDVEDKKQKAVCMERYRKKDEDERGSLSDIDVEREEECGICMEMNSKVVLPNCTHAMCLRCYQDWSSRSQSCPFCRDNLKKTCPGDLWIYVEDQDVVDMETVSSENLRRLFMYISKLPLIVPDVIFSVYDSHIK